From Oceanibaculum indicum P24, a single genomic window includes:
- a CDS encoding AsmA family protein has product MRRVLIGLGVVAVLLLAAVFLVPSLVDWNGYKPRIAEAVRETTGRDLVIEGDIGLSILPTPTLSVGGVRLRNLEGASSPDLVRVKALDVEVALRPLLTGDIEVKRLVLVEPFIALEELPDGRRSWDFTVPQQASDIPDETAGDSAFTGDGGTSVTLDDVRIENGTLLYRSADGAEQRFDKLSLSLNAQSLQGPYQAKGNLAYQGVPATIEVSVGRIGLPGKPAPVYLNLGLADRGTLVLSGAMQGGAEPRLTGKLELDSPDVLALAATASRGGAVLPLLRQPGSLRATLSATPQAVALDDMRLALGEAQATGAVNIRLEGTPSVDAVLEVGRFDLDRMMAAQSGTGTAQRSGQRQVQSQAQGQPSQAQQAGQAIPFALPAIPVGVNLTLDLTVDAIDYRGRLVRQVRGNVAVQDGRMALNQLSAQLPGGAEASLYGVATSGPSGTGMGDSGTRFEGSAELTATSMRDLAVWLQLGLPDVPAERLRSLSLQTDLAVDSTELRLASLDLRVDASKLAGSASYRFAGRPFVGLSLSLDRINLDGYAVQPPALLPGPVVPEQMPRTNNEAPPPPLEFLKSFDAEVKLTVGHVTLRGQQLRDINLDATVRDGVAYVREAAVADFAGARVGLGGTLTAREGASAGDLGFKLEAREPARLLQLLNVPTVPNPAQLGRLELSGRLVGTPEAFDIDTTLTAAGGQVKVTGGMALAQFPPKIDLVAEGSHPDFGKLLKTLLGRDPEAGPALEDFRLWLTAKSGDTDAMAVNGRIEAAGGMFTMEGDVNPFAPSPTFALALDLRHGNAVRFLRIFAPDYRPGGTRDRPLEVTARLAGNAAAFTLGDLKLRAGTVEATGNAAVSLSAARPKITAKLDAGEIQLEPWLPDPARGGGDARPAAPVPLPVSGGGWSAEPLRLTALRSVDAELTATARTVLYDAYRVEDVLALVALQDGVLDISKINGTMFGGSIGMNGRLVAADMPTVRAEFQVRNADLRAATTAAGQPPRVRGLLDFDMQVNGRGQSEAAMVSSLAGNGRFAVREGVAEGFDLQSISDRLEELNDAAAFLTLARAAFAGGETPFQRLDGSFTITDGVARTEDTQLVASAGEGKVTGIADLPRQQVDATAAFTLTRHPSAPPFSASITGPLADPAVNLRTRELEAFLVQRAVERGLMRLLPPQQQDSSGTQTAPASPATPADKLRQIIPELLKR; this is encoded by the coding sequence GTGCGTAGGGTTCTGATCGGGCTGGGCGTTGTAGCGGTGTTGCTGCTGGCGGCGGTCTTCCTTGTGCCTTCGCTGGTGGACTGGAACGGGTACAAGCCGCGCATCGCCGAGGCCGTGCGCGAGACGACCGGCCGCGACCTCGTCATTGAGGGCGATATCGGCCTGTCGATCCTGCCCACGCCCACCCTGTCTGTCGGCGGCGTGCGCCTGCGCAATCTGGAAGGCGCCTCGTCACCCGATCTGGTGCGCGTGAAGGCGCTGGATGTCGAGGTCGCCCTGCGCCCCCTGCTGACCGGTGACATCGAGGTAAAGCGGCTGGTGCTGGTCGAGCCCTTCATCGCGCTGGAGGAACTGCCCGATGGCCGACGCAGCTGGGACTTCACGGTCCCGCAGCAGGCATCGGATATCCCGGACGAGACGGCGGGCGATTCGGCCTTCACCGGCGATGGTGGCACCAGCGTCACGCTGGACGATGTGCGCATCGAAAATGGCACGCTGCTCTATCGGTCCGCCGATGGGGCGGAGCAGCGCTTCGACAAGCTGTCCCTGTCGCTGAACGCGCAGTCCCTGCAGGGGCCGTATCAGGCGAAGGGGAACCTTGCCTATCAGGGCGTGCCGGCGACGATCGAGGTATCGGTCGGGCGGATCGGCCTGCCCGGGAAGCCGGCACCGGTCTATCTGAACCTTGGCCTCGCGGATCGCGGCACGCTGGTCCTGTCTGGCGCGATGCAGGGCGGGGCGGAGCCGCGGCTGACCGGCAAGCTGGAACTGGACTCGCCGGATGTGCTGGCCCTGGCCGCAACGGCGTCCCGTGGTGGTGCCGTCCTGCCGCTGCTGCGTCAGCCGGGCTCGCTGCGCGCCACCCTGTCGGCGACGCCGCAGGCCGTGGCGCTGGACGATATGCGTCTGGCGCTTGGCGAGGCGCAGGCCACCGGCGCGGTGAACATCAGGCTGGAAGGCACGCCCTCGGTCGATGCGGTGCTGGAGGTTGGCCGTTTCGACCTGGACAGGATGATGGCGGCGCAATCCGGTACCGGGACGGCACAGCGCTCCGGCCAGCGCCAGGTGCAAAGTCAGGCGCAGGGCCAGCCTTCTCAGGCCCAGCAAGCCGGTCAGGCCATACCCTTCGCCCTGCCGGCGATCCCAGTCGGCGTGAATCTGACGCTGGACCTGACCGTGGACGCGATCGACTATCGCGGCCGGCTGGTCCGGCAGGTGCGCGGCAATGTCGCGGTACAGGATGGCCGCATGGCGCTGAACCAGCTGTCGGCACAGCTTCCAGGCGGGGCCGAGGCCAGCCTCTATGGCGTCGCCACCTCCGGGCCCAGTGGTACTGGAATGGGCGATTCTGGCACACGCTTTGAGGGATCGGCCGAACTGACGGCGACCAGCATGCGCGATCTGGCGGTCTGGTTGCAGCTGGGGCTGCCGGACGTGCCGGCGGAACGCCTGCGCAGCCTGTCGCTGCAGACCGACCTTGCCGTCGATTCCACGGAACTGCGCCTTGCCAGTCTCGACCTGCGCGTCGATGCCAGCAAGCTGGCCGGCAGTGCCAGCTACCGGTTTGCCGGTAGGCCCTTTGTCGGCCTGTCGCTGTCGCTCGACCGGATCAATCTCGATGGCTACGCCGTGCAACCGCCCGCCTTGCTGCCTGGCCCCGTCGTGCCGGAACAGATGCCGCGCACCAATAACGAGGCGCCGCCGCCGCCCCTGGAATTCCTGAAGAGCTTCGACGCCGAGGTGAAGCTGACGGTCGGCCATGTGACGCTGCGTGGCCAGCAGCTGCGCGACATCAATCTGGACGCCACCGTGCGCGATGGCGTGGCCTATGTGCGGGAAGCCGCTGTCGCCGATTTCGCCGGCGCGCGTGTCGGTCTCGGCGGCACGCTGACCGCGCGCGAAGGGGCGTCTGCGGGCGATTTGGGCTTCAAGCTGGAGGCGCGCGAGCCTGCCCGCCTCCTGCAGCTGCTGAACGTGCCGACCGTGCCGAACCCGGCACAGCTTGGCCGGCTGGAACTGTCCGGCCGGCTTGTGGGCACGCCGGAAGCCTTCGACATCGATACCACGCTGACGGCGGCCGGGGGGCAGGTGAAGGTGACCGGCGGCATGGCGTTGGCCCAGTTCCCGCCGAAGATCGACCTGGTTGCGGAAGGCAGCCATCCCGATTTCGGCAAGCTTCTGAAGACGCTGCTGGGGCGCGACCCGGAGGCCGGGCCGGCGCTGGAGGATTTCCGGCTCTGGCTGACGGCGAAAAGCGGCGATACCGACGCGATGGCGGTGAACGGGCGGATCGAGGCCGCCGGCGGCATGTTCACCATGGAAGGCGACGTCAATCCCTTCGCGCCCTCGCCGACTTTCGCGCTCGCGCTGGATCTGCGGCACGGCAATGCGGTGCGCTTCCTGCGCATCTTCGCGCCCGACTACCGGCCCGGCGGCACCCGCGACCGGCCGCTGGAAGTCACCGCGCGGCTCGCCGGCAATGCTGCGGCCTTCACGCTGGGCGACCTGAAGCTGCGGGCTGGCACGGTGGAGGCGACGGGCAATGCTGCCGTCTCGCTCTCTGCCGCACGCCCGAAGATCACCGCCAAGCTCGATGCGGGCGAAATCCAGCTCGAACCCTGGCTTCCCGATCCCGCACGCGGCGGTGGCGATGCAAGGCCGGCGGCGCCCGTGCCGCTGCCGGTTTCCGGCGGCGGCTGGTCGGCTGAGCCGTTGCGCCTGACCGCCCTGCGCAGCGTCGATGCGGAGCTGACCGCCACCGCCAGGACCGTCCTCTATGACGCCTACCGGGTGGAGGATGTGCTGGCGCTGGTTGCCCTGCAGGATGGCGTGCTGGATATCAGCAAGATCAACGGCACCATGTTCGGTGGCAGCATCGGCATGAATGGCCGGCTGGTCGCGGCCGATATGCCAACCGTTCGGGCCGAGTTCCAGGTGCGTAACGCCGATCTGCGCGCGGCGACCACCGCCGCCGGCCAGCCGCCGCGTGTGCGGGGGCTGCTGGATTTCGACATGCAGGTGAACGGGCGGGGCCAGAGCGAGGCAGCCATGGTCTCCTCACTGGCCGGCAATGGCCGGTTTGCTGTGCGCGAAGGCGTGGCGGAGGGCTTCGACCTGCAGAGCATCAGTGACCGGCTGGAGGAGCTGAACGATGCGGCGGCCTTCCTGACGCTCGCCCGTGCCGCCTTTGCCGGCGGCGAAACCCCGTTCCAGCGTCTGGATGGCAGCTTCACCATCACCGATGGCGTGGCTCGCACCGAGGATACCCAGCTGGTCGCCAGCGCCGGCGAAGGCAAGGTGACCGGCATCGCCGACCTGCCGCGCCAGCAGGTGGATGCGACGGCGGCCTTCACCCTGACCCGGCACCCCAGCGCGCCGCCCTTCAGCGCCTCAATCACAGGACCGCTTGCCGATCCGGCGGTCAATCTGCGCACGCGGGAGCTGGAGGCGTTCCTGGTCCAGCGGGCGGTGGAGCGTGGGCTGATGCGCCTGCTGCCGCCACAGCAGCAGGACAGCAGCGGTACTCAGACCGCACCGGCCTCGCCCGCCACGCCGGCTGACAAGCTGCGCCAGATCATTCCGGAATTGCTGAAGCGCTAG
- a CDS encoding sulfotransferase, with product MTASASGPVLIGATGGSGTRAIREALVAAGFFMGTTVNHAGDLRHAPPVLDRLINPVLDRTGSLDYRLEDLSNALVATGLEGLRGVAAKVLEEGSQPSLWGWKNPRLMFVLPFLAEALPDLRFIHVVRDGRDIALSDNRQQIDRHFAARHGHAAPQEPDALALAAIRFWSETNLEALACGEALLGERYHLLRLEDATAPDSPALAELLRLLRPDIDAASLAAAQQAVAHRPGHGRWRDLPADSLAALEEAGRPGLARFGYL from the coding sequence ATGACGGCCTCCGCATCGGGCCCTGTCCTTATCGGCGCCACCGGCGGTTCCGGCACACGAGCCATCCGCGAGGCGCTGGTCGCCGCCGGCTTCTTCATGGGCACGACAGTGAACCATGCCGGCGATCTGCGCCATGCACCGCCGGTGCTGGACCGCCTCATCAACCCGGTGCTGGACCGGACCGGCAGCCTCGATTACCGGCTGGAAGACCTGTCGAATGCGCTGGTTGCAACCGGTCTGGAAGGGCTGCGTGGGGTTGCCGCCAAAGTCCTGGAGGAAGGCAGCCAGCCATCCCTGTGGGGCTGGAAGAATCCCCGGCTGATGTTTGTCCTGCCCTTCCTTGCCGAGGCCTTGCCCGACCTGCGCTTTATCCATGTCGTGCGCGACGGGCGCGACATCGCGCTTTCCGACAACCGCCAGCAGATCGACCGGCATTTCGCCGCGCGCCACGGCCATGCCGCGCCGCAGGAACCGGACGCGCTGGCGCTGGCCGCGATCCGCTTCTGGTCGGAAACCAACCTGGAAGCGCTGGCCTGCGGCGAAGCCTTGCTGGGAGAACGCTACCACCTGCTGCGCCTGGAAGACGCGACGGCCCCGGACAGCCCGGCGCTGGCCGAATTGCTGCGGCTGCTGCGCCCCGATATCGACGCGGCCAGCCTCGCCGCCGCGCAGCAGGCCGTCGCACACCGGCCCGGCCATGGGCGCTGGCGCGACCTGCCCGCCGACAGCCTGGCCGCGCTGGAAGAGGCCGGCAGGCCCGGCCTCGCCCGGTTCGGGTATCTCTAG
- a CDS encoding ABC transporter ATP-binding protein, with protein sequence MGRLEIAGVSRIFRGRDGTVEALRPVDLTVGEGEFVALLGPSGCGKSTLLRMAAGLDHPDGGAILLDGQPVEKPGPERGMVFQQPALYPWLTVRDNVAFGLIEQGISRNDARRRADELLAQIGLENFAGHYPKALSGGMQQRVALARALAPDPSVMLLDEPFGALDTQTRSLMQELLLAVWERNRKTVLFVTHDIEEAIFLAGRVVVLTARPGTIKAEIPIDLPRPRDYHIRTTPEFSALKAQLTDLVRDESLRAAELAV encoded by the coding sequence ATGGGCAGGCTTGAGATCGCCGGCGTCAGCCGGATCTTTCGCGGACGCGACGGCACGGTCGAGGCGCTGCGCCCGGTCGATCTCACCGTCGGCGAGGGCGAGTTCGTGGCGCTGCTTGGCCCCTCGGGCTGCGGTAAGTCCACCCTCCTGCGCATGGCGGCCGGTCTGGACCATCCCGATGGCGGGGCCATCCTGCTGGATGGACAGCCGGTCGAGAAGCCGGGACCGGAGCGTGGCATGGTGTTCCAGCAGCCGGCCCTCTACCCCTGGCTGACCGTGCGCGACAATGTCGCCTTCGGCCTGATCGAGCAGGGCATCAGCCGCAACGACGCCCGGCGGCGGGCCGACGAACTGCTGGCCCAGATCGGGCTGGAGAATTTTGCCGGGCACTATCCGAAGGCGCTGTCCGGCGGCATGCAGCAGCGCGTCGCCCTGGCCCGCGCGCTGGCACCTGACCCAAGCGTGATGCTGCTGGACGAACCGTTCGGCGCGCTCGACACCCAGACCCGCAGCCTGATGCAGGAACTGCTGCTGGCGGTGTGGGAGCGCAACCGCAAGACCGTGCTGTTCGTCACCCACGACATCGAGGAGGCGATCTTCCTGGCCGGCCGTGTCGTCGTGCTGACCGCGCGTCCCGGTACGATCAAGGCGGAAATCCCCATCGACCTGCCGCGGCCGCGCGACTACCACATCCGCACCACGCCTGAATTCTCTGCCCTGAAGGCGCAGTTGACCGACCTGGTGCGTGACGAGAGCCTGCGCGCGGCGGAACTGGCGGTATGA
- a CDS encoding type 1 glutamine amidotransferase, protein MNILVVQNYPGSPPGQLGDSMLARGATLHEVHPLAGEKLPAGHDPFDGALILGGAQSAADDAGNPYYAELLPLLRGFHEAGKPLLGICLGSQLMARVFGKRVHRHSHVEFGFHPLSLTEAGRADPLFAGLPATPHLMEFHEDTFELPDEAVLLMTGEGCRNQAYRVGETAYAFQCHIEVTRDILDHWAVEPASLAANGGADPVQRLQREMEAHLEASLGFADTVAVRWLELAARVRQRDGLRKSA, encoded by the coding sequence ATGAATATTCTCGTCGTGCAGAACTATCCCGGCTCGCCGCCCGGCCAGCTTGGCGACAGCATGCTCGCCCGCGGCGCCACCCTGCATGAGGTGCATCCGCTGGCGGGTGAGAAGCTGCCCGCCGGTCACGATCCGTTCGATGGCGCGCTGATCCTCGGCGGGGCGCAAAGTGCCGCCGACGATGCCGGCAACCCCTATTACGCCGAGCTGCTGCCGCTGCTGCGCGGGTTCCACGAAGCCGGCAAGCCGCTGCTCGGCATCTGTCTCGGCTCGCAGCTTATGGCCCGGGTTTTCGGCAAGCGGGTCCATCGCCACAGCCATGTCGAGTTCGGCTTCCATCCGCTGTCCCTGACGGAGGCGGGCCGTGCCGACCCGCTGTTCGCCGGCCTGCCGGCCACACCGCATCTCATGGAGTTTCACGAGGATACGTTCGAGCTGCCGGACGAGGCGGTGCTGCTGATGACGGGTGAGGGCTGCCGCAACCAGGCCTACCGGGTGGGCGAGACAGCCTATGCCTTTCAGTGCCATATCGAGGTGACGCGCGATATTCTGGACCACTGGGCGGTCGAGCCGGCCTCGCTTGCCGCCAATGGTGGGGCCGATCCGGTGCAGCGCCTGCAGCGCGAGATGGAGGCGCATCTGGAGGCCTCGCTGGGTTTTGCCGACACGGTCGCCGTCCGTTGGCTGGAGCTTGCGGCGCGGGTGCGGCAACGCGATGGCTTGCGCAAATCCGCGTAA
- a CDS encoding PilZ domain-containing protein, with amino-acid sequence MMERVRSLFRATRLTNRRRHPRYPVSASVEILHQGNAGRDAEITDVSAGGALLIPTLSIEPGQEIEIYHPGSTMRVSAQVIANDAEGTRVRFLSEGAGAIVSVWLRGLHARPVADGQAG; translated from the coding sequence ATGATGGAACGGGTGAGGTCGCTGTTTCGCGCAACGCGCCTGACGAACCGGCGGCGGCATCCCCGCTATCCTGTCAGTGCCAGTGTCGAGATTCTGCATCAGGGCAATGCCGGTCGCGATGCGGAGATCACCGATGTGTCGGCTGGTGGCGCGCTGCTGATCCCGACCCTGAGCATCGAGCCGGGGCAGGAGATCGAAATCTATCATCCCGGTTCGACGATGCGGGTCAGCGCGCAGGTGATCGCCAACGATGCGGAGGGCACGCGCGTCCGCTTCCTGTCCGAAGGGGCGGGGGCCATTGTCTCGGTCTGGCTGCGCGGGTTGCATGCGCGCCCGGTGGCCGATGGGCAGGCCGGCTGA
- a CDS encoding gamma-glutamyltransferase family protein, with protein MFTTRPEILGTFGVVASTHWLASATGMAILEKGGNAFDAGVATGFALQVVEPHLNGPGGEVPIILYDRKVGAMEVICGQGVSPAAATMDYYRSLGFDLVPGTGLLAATVPGAFDAWMLMLRDHGTMTLEEVLTPAIAMAENGYPVVPNITKTVDTVRELFATEWTTSAALYLKDGKAPQPGSIFRNVKMAEMYKRVLAEAKAAGGDRVKQIEAARATWYKGFVAEAIEKFCASTAAIDDSGRRNNGILTAEDMASWQANKEKPTTIDYGRYTVGVIPPWSQGPVLAQQLALLKGYDLDKTDPTGPDFLHLFIETMKLAMADREAFYADSAQVEVPMETLLSEAYNTERRKLIGDTASKEPLPGSVPSLTRWMDTEAHKRLGRAPEYAKFSIGEPTVRRDGNTAGDTCHFDIIDRWGNMVSATPSGGWLQSSPTIPELGFCLTNRMQMFWLNEQSAAALAPKRRPRTTLTANMALRDGEPYMAFGTPGGDQQPQWSALLFLHHAHHGMNLQESIDCPALHVDHLVNSFWPRAAKWNHVQVEGRIPAATVEELRRRGHDVTVGGDWSEGRLTAAAQTDGLVKAAANPRGMQGYAVGR; from the coding sequence ATGTTCACCACCCGCCCGGAAATTCTCGGCACCTTCGGTGTCGTTGCCTCCACCCACTGGCTGGCCAGCGCCACCGGCATGGCGATCCTGGAAAAGGGCGGTAACGCCTTCGACGCCGGCGTGGCGACCGGCTTCGCCCTGCAGGTCGTGGAACCGCACCTGAACGGCCCGGGCGGCGAGGTGCCGATCATCCTGTATGACCGCAAGGTCGGCGCGATGGAGGTGATCTGCGGTCAGGGCGTCTCTCCGGCCGCCGCCACAATGGACTATTACCGCTCGCTGGGATTCGACCTGGTGCCCGGTACCGGCCTGCTGGCCGCCACCGTGCCTGGCGCCTTCGATGCCTGGATGCTGATGCTGCGCGACCACGGCACGATGACGCTGGAGGAGGTGCTGACCCCTGCCATCGCGATGGCGGAGAATGGCTATCCGGTGGTGCCGAACATCACCAAGACGGTGGATACGGTGCGCGAGCTGTTCGCCACCGAATGGACCACCTCCGCCGCGCTTTATCTGAAGGACGGCAAGGCGCCGCAGCCGGGCAGCATCTTCCGCAATGTGAAGATGGCCGAGATGTACAAGCGCGTGCTGGCCGAGGCGAAGGCGGCCGGCGGCGACCGCGTGAAGCAGATCGAGGCGGCGCGCGCCACCTGGTACAAGGGCTTCGTGGCCGAGGCCATCGAGAAATTCTGCGCCTCGACCGCCGCGATCGACGATTCCGGCCGGCGCAACAATGGCATCCTGACCGCCGAGGATATGGCGTCCTGGCAGGCGAACAAGGAGAAGCCGACCACCATCGACTATGGCCGCTATACGGTCGGCGTCATCCCGCCCTGGAGCCAGGGGCCGGTGCTGGCGCAGCAGCTGGCCCTGCTGAAGGGCTACGACCTTGACAAGACCGACCCGACCGGGCCGGACTTCCTGCATCTGTTCATTGAGACGATGAAGCTGGCGATGGCCGACCGCGAGGCGTTCTACGCCGATTCGGCGCAGGTCGAGGTGCCGATGGAGACGCTGCTGTCGGAGGCGTACAACACTGAACGCCGCAAGCTTATCGGCGATACTGCCTCGAAGGAGCCGCTGCCGGGCAGCGTGCCGAGCCTCACCCGCTGGATGGATACGGAGGCGCACAAGCGCCTGGGCCGAGCGCCGGAATACGCCAAATTCTCCATCGGCGAGCCGACCGTGCGCCGTGACGGCAACACCGCCGGCGACACCTGCCATTTCGACATCATCGACCGCTGGGGCAACATGGTTTCCGCCACGCCCAGCGGCGGCTGGCTGCAATCCAGCCCGACCATCCCGGAACTGGGCTTCTGCCTCACCAACCGCATGCAGATGTTCTGGCTGAACGAGCAGTCGGCCGCCGCGCTGGCGCCGAAGCGCCGGCCGCGCACCACGCTGACCGCCAACATGGCGCTGCGCGATGGCGAGCCCTACATGGCCTTCGGCACGCCGGGCGGCGACCAGCAGCCGCAATGGTCCGCGCTGCTGTTCCTGCATCACGCGCATCACGGCATGAACCTGCAGGAATCCATCGACTGCCCGGCGCTGCATGTCGATCATCTTGTGAATTCCTTCTGGCCGCGCGCGGCGAAGTGGAACCATGTCCAGGTCGAGGGCCGGATTCCGGCTGCGACGGTCGAGGAACTGCGCCGGCGCGGGCATGACGTCACCGTGGGCGGCGACTGGTCGGAAGGCCGGCTGACGGCGGCAGCACAGACGGACGGGCTGGTGAAGGCAGCCGCCAATCCGCGCGGCATGCAGGGTTATGCCGTCGGTCGCTGA
- a CDS encoding flagellar basal body-associated FliL family protein: protein MSDELGTEAGGAPEVKKLPVGKLILLILLPILLIVGAAAGLFLTGMIGGKKTAAPTATQEAPPPPKLSGGHYTSLSDFILTLRTENGEPRVVMVTISLQLSSQEQNAIVKAGDARLRDSINMLLSEQPLQNYSDPSQLNNLRSKLAEEIKRVLPNLNLLGVHLTRVRVQ from the coding sequence ATGAGCGATGAACTCGGTACCGAGGCTGGCGGCGCACCGGAAGTAAAGAAGCTTCCGGTCGGCAAGCTGATCCTGCTGATCCTGCTGCCCATCCTGCTGATCGTGGGCGCTGCGGCGGGGCTGTTCCTCACCGGCATGATCGGCGGCAAGAAGACGGCGGCGCCGACCGCTACTCAGGAAGCCCCGCCACCGCCCAAGCTGAGCGGCGGGCACTACACGTCGCTTTCGGATTTCATCCTGACGCTGCGGACCGAAAACGGCGAGCCGAGGGTCGTGATGGTGACGATCAGCCTGCAGCTCAGCAGCCAGGAACAGAACGCCATCGTGAAGGCGGGCGATGCGCGGCTGCGCGATTCCATCAACATGCTGCTGAGCGAGCAGCCGTTGCAGAATTATTCCGATCCGAGCCAGCTGAACAATCTGCGCAGCAAGCTGGCCGAGGAGATCAAGCGGGTCCTGCCGAATCTCAATCTATTGGGCGTGCACCTGACCCGTGTGCGTGTGCAGTAG
- a CDS encoding GNAT family N-acetyltransferase produces the protein MSVTIDRLKDSDKADWRRLYNGYAAFYKMPMTDETAERVWGWLHDADHVQEALVARDATGRVIGLAHFRAMPSPLRGAYAGFLDDLFVDPDVRGSGAADKLLDALNAIAAERGWPVIRWITADNNYRARGVYDRKATRSMWITYEMKP, from the coding sequence ATGTCCGTGACCATCGACCGCCTGAAGGACAGCGACAAGGCCGACTGGCGCCGGCTCTATAATGGCTATGCCGCCTTCTACAAGATGCCGATGACGGACGAGACGGCGGAACGTGTCTGGGGCTGGCTGCACGATGCCGACCATGTGCAGGAGGCGCTGGTCGCCCGCGATGCCACCGGTCGTGTGATCGGTCTTGCGCATTTCCGCGCCATGCCGAGCCCGCTGCGCGGCGCCTATGCCGGTTTCCTGGACGATCTGTTCGTCGATCCCGATGTGCGCGGCAGCGGCGCTGCCGACAAGCTGCTGGACGCGCTGAACGCGATTGCCGCGGAGCGCGGCTGGCCGGTCATACGCTGGATCACCGCCGACAATAATTACCGGGCACGCGGCGTCTATGACCGCAAGGCGACGCGCAGCATGTGGATCACCTATGAGATGAAGCCCTGA
- a CDS encoding serine hydrolase domain-containing protein, whose translation MIAAVDALLERWTRPGSPGCAVAIVRDGEVLHQRGYGLAHVELDLPNAPDTVFRIASISKQFTCLAVLLLARDGKLSVEDEVRRHLPELPDYGAPLRIRHLMSSTGGLRDSLEAFRLTGITLMDRRSVAEMLAIILRQEATNFPPGSAYLYSNAGYVLLSILIERLSGISLRAFLDARIFRPLGMASTALLPYDAEPFPRRAQGYAPVDGALWRTGSGFELCGEGGMVSSLEDMIRWTGIWGSGTHPEIDPLTHLADPVPLTGGGHARYGYGFMVERYRGLSALGHSGLLPGFTSNILHIPERRLSVICLSNSLGVNAYLTTRLVADLVPGIDFPEPPLALPDPALVSRLAKAGPYVDEESGAALTLSDVEGRLGATRFGTPFTLANSDGGTAYTVFQGGYDVVSAEIAEAPSLSIRLTRVDGGVETYRPVASGPTGAENLSDYVGRYRSAELMSDWVIERTGDGLAVRIEGPRGPALPCPLDATRPDMITARIGWFGAQFRDALRFQRKDGRITGFTLNAGRSRGIRFVAVTN comes from the coding sequence ATGATCGCGGCGGTTGACGCCCTTCTCGAACGATGGACGCGGCCGGGCTCGCCCGGCTGCGCCGTCGCCATCGTCCGGGACGGCGAAGTGCTGCACCAGCGCGGCTATGGCCTTGCCCATGTCGAGCTGGACCTGCCGAACGCACCGGACACGGTGTTCCGAATCGCCTCCATCTCCAAGCAGTTCACCTGCCTCGCCGTGCTGCTGCTGGCGCGGGATGGCAAGTTGTCGGTCGAGGACGAGGTGCGCCGGCACCTGCCGGAACTGCCGGATTATGGCGCGCCGCTGCGCATCCGCCATCTGATGAGCAGCACCGGCGGGTTGCGTGATTCACTGGAGGCCTTCCGCCTGACCGGAATCACGCTGATGGACCGGCGCAGCGTCGCGGAGATGCTGGCCATCATCCTGCGGCAGGAAGCCACCAACTTCCCGCCCGGCAGTGCCTATCTCTATTCCAATGCCGGCTATGTGCTGCTGAGCATCCTGATCGAGCGGCTGTCGGGCATAAGCCTGCGCGCTTTCCTCGATGCCCGCATCTTCAGGCCACTGGGGATGGCCTCGACCGCCCTGCTGCCCTATGACGCCGAACCTTTCCCGCGCCGCGCCCAGGGCTACGCCCCGGTCGATGGCGCGCTGTGGCGCACCGGCAGCGGCTTCGAGCTGTGCGGCGAGGGCGGCATGGTGTCCTCGCTGGAGGATATGATCCGCTGGACCGGCATCTGGGGAAGCGGGACGCATCCTGAGATCGACCCGCTTACCCATCTTGCCGATCCGGTGCCGCTGACCGGCGGCGGCCATGCCCGTTATGGCTATGGCTTCATGGTGGAGCGCTATCGCGGCCTGTCCGCACTTGGGCATAGCGGCCTGCTGCCCGGCTTCACCTCCAACATCCTGCATATCCCGGAACGGCGGCTGAGCGTCATCTGCCTGTCCAATTCGCTGGGGGTGAATGCCTATCTGACCACGCGGCTGGTGGCCGATCTCGTGCCCGGAATCGACTTCCCGGAACCGCCGCTCGCCCTGCCTGATCCGGCGCTGGTCAGCCGGCTGGCGAAAGCCGGCCCCTATGTCGATGAGGAGTCGGGCGCCGCCCTTACCCTCAGCGATGTCGAGGGCCGGCTGGGGGCCACCCGTTTCGGCACGCCCTTCACCCTGGCCAACAGCGATGGCGGCACGGCCTACACGGTGTTCCAGGGCGGCTATGACGTCGTCTCGGCCGAGATCGCAGAGGCGCCTTCCCTCAGTATCCGGCTGACACGCGTCGATGGCGGTGTCGAAACCTACCGGCCGGTCGCCTCCGGCCCGACCGGTGCTGAAAACCTTAGCGACTATGTCGGGCGCTATCGCAGCGCCGAGCTGATGAGCGACTGGGTGATCGAACGCACCGGCGACGGGCTTGCCGTGCGCATCGAGGGCCCGCGCGGGCCGGCACTGCCCTGCCCGCTGGACGCCACCCGCCCTGACATGATTACCGCGCGGATCGGCTGGTTCGGTGCGCAATTCCGCGACGCGCTGCGCTTCCAGCGGAAGGACGGACGCATCACCGGCTTCACCCTGAACGCCGGGCGCAGCCGGGGCATCCGCTTTGTCGCGGTGACAAACTAG